One genomic segment of Ictalurus punctatus breed USDA103 chromosome 12, Coco_2.0, whole genome shotgun sequence includes these proteins:
- the LOC108272942 gene encoding trinucleotide repeat-containing gene 6B protein isoform X4 has translation MEDLKNTEEDQSNPVSHQDTKQILKDSITPAPFHCVTLRSSSTPSLSPLPAPGYAAVLPASENNAKQNTVANGQVPSAVSLWHMSREVPPRFRNHQEPKILLKRGQSLDGVSPFLHTGDQSNANTTQRSASLTYANSTCGPGSGALLLSQGMDKIVVDGSDLQAWPSIVDSRRKNESLSKASWECNKGIQKNKTEQVELGVTADGANSVSVPPSYCETTLNLADAESMQQKIQSQDGGKWEDNRVEKEVGPQAEAEIADDSKGFNEAVQLSTLSSNLEALIPDTCDNRASGELLETGEMWVTSGESQVGWKVTGTDGVSIEVSQTVWDEERSGLKKQSATIMQSDVPKEGMSGHVQESSPGCLQDTEMIATNTTTKTDSEKKMNEGELEGPEFESAVHGSTEDGTWSHNNSRAQASCSEVTLQSMISRSDLDPRVLCNTGWGQTQIKQSIAWDLEVDSSSESGRDWTGHAQMDLNSPSCPLWSRDLQGQVKGARSQGVGSKGEQVEQKIDRKQGALLTGTGNSWVEAVEDEQVGRWDGNRRDGGQRRDGDKGSWVPRDPQWEENKGKAGQGEKSWSESEDEGWRSKQHQGWGNNRQLQHIPNNQTALKGPNQQQLQQSQSQPTQPRGSQESRDPPAGPVAKNQSSGWKPGPIPHMSSDIEPSGWEEPSPQSISRKMEIDDGTSAWGDPAHYDNRSVNMWDKSNLQQRGQPSQQQHESIPANTLTGRDKNTAWERSAGAPEQAMDNSTAGWGKAFDAPSGWRDPEETGKGTGWGGSRTNPAKTSSKTMQDGWGDEGLNTSRHSSWEEEDSGSGMWGNRSQDNTSSISSGGWNQGQGGRRTGAKGPLKGNGGGPWTGSITRQLSNMGITDEEAISASDRSRRGMNDFNGEMRRGGRGGGSFRSHSSKEPGTTGVFNTSGVAHLRGMQQPGVHHINPSPGVRAHMQQQFLPPQVSGSVLNPMFPPQLSPQHLAMLSGINPHMQQVQLAYQLLLQQQQQQQHFLSQRKFPHPPPLLQHQDPQQLARIMAVLQQRPKTPTSFPAGFVPGVEPESVIGGVKEVGGAQPQFKWMMEAGHPLCPSPPDPIMLKNGLLPGPMKLRGDSSYPHYDLVGVENMGVASPNLIDNWHRNPGGKLGASPNTPTWPPEFQPGVPWKGVQSPEPDPNPYSGMLGENTLTETEHHLLQDNTVSLLEMNTVLPSPGAWPYCASDTHNSALATSWPPEPIGHRTNRNVSQLPRPPPGLTHQKQSPWLGVGPHMPRGWSTERQSQESPFVTESSWSGGSSAGSSWLLLSNLTPQIDSSTLKTICLQHGPLMTFNLGFAPGSALIRYCSPDEAAKAQSALHMCVLGNTTILAEFVSEEDVARYFTHSQSRETDGDGETDREMESETGGGGQVKLGWENLDGAGLSLFNRWSHSREGGVWGGVASGYHGNNLWGSPQVEDRGPGLLPGNLLGGGSDTL, from the exons ATGGAAGACTTAAAAAATACAGAAGAAGATCAGAGTAATCCAGTTTCTCACCAG GACACCAAACAGATACTTAAAG ATTCGATCACCCCTGCCCCCTTCCACTGCGTGACACTGCGCTCCAGTTCCACTCCATCCCTGTCCCCACTTCCTGCTCCTGGGTACGCTGCAGTTCTCCCTGCAAGTGAGAACAATGCAaagcaaaacactgtggcaaatgGACAGGTTCCCTCTGCAGTGTCTCTGTGGCACATGTCCCGTGAAGTTCCACCTCGTTTCCGTAACCATCAGGAACCTAAAATTCTGCTGAAGAGAGGCCAGTCACTAGATGGAGTTTCACCATTCCTCCACACAGGGGATCAGTCGAATGCAAACACTACACAACGCTCAG CTTCTTTAACTTATGCAAATTCCACATGTGGCCCGGGCTCCGGAGCACTGCTGCTGTCTCAGGGAATGGATAAGATTGTAGTGGACGGCTCTGACCTGCAGGCATGGCCCAGTATTGTGGACAGCAGGAGGAAGAACGAGTCCCTGAGCAAAGCTTCATGGGAATGCAATAAAGGCATTCAAAAGAACAAGACGGAACAGGTAGAGCTTGGTGTCACTGCAGATGGAGCCAACTCGGTATCAGTCCCACCTTCCTACTGTGAAACTACCTTGAATTTGGCAGATGCAGAAAGCATGCAGCAGAAGATACAAAGCCAGGATGGAGGCAAGTGGGAGGACAACAGGGTGGAAAAAGAAGTGGGACCACAAGCAGAAGCTGAAATTGCTGATGACTCCAAAGGGTTCAATGAGGCAGTGCAGCTTTCTACTCTCAGTTCAAATCTAGAAGCCTTAATTCCTGATACATGTGATAATAGGGCAAGTGGAGAACTGCTGGAGACTGGAGAAATGTGGGTAACATCTGGGGAAAGCCAAGTGGGATGGAAAGTCACTGGCACTGATGGAGTCAGTATTGAGGTATCTCAGACAGTCTGGGATGAAGAAAGAAGTGGTCTAAAAAAGCAGTCAGCAACAATTATGCAGAGTGATGTGCCAAAAGAAGGCATGAGTGGACATGTACAAGAAAGTTCTCCAGGTTGTTTACAGGACACTGAAATGATTGCAAccaatacaacaacaaaaacagataGTGAGAAAAAGATGAATGAGGGGGAACTGGAGGGACCAGAGTTTGAGTCTGCTGTCCACGGAAGCACAGAAGATGGTACTTGGTCTCACAACAACTCCAGAGCTCAAGCTTCATGCAGTGAAGTGACTTTACAGAGCATGATCAGTCGAAGTGACCTGGATCCCAGAGTACTTTGCAACACTGGCTGGGGGCAGACCCAGATCAAGCAGAGCATAGCCTGGGATTTGGAGGTGGACAGTAGCTCTGAATCAGGTCGAGACTGGACTGGGCATGCTCAGATGGATCTAAACAGCCCTAGCTGTCCTCTTTGGTCCAGGGATTTGCAGGGTCAGGTGAAGGGGGCCAGAAGCCAGGGAGTAGGGAGTAAAGGGGAGCAAGTTGAGCAGAAAATAGATCGTAAACAGGGTGCTCTACTCACAGGCACAGGCAACAGCTGGGTGGAGGCTGTTGAGGATGAGCAGGTAGGAAGGTGGGATGGGAATAGGAGAGATGGTGGGCAGCGGAGAGATGGGGACAAGGGCAGTTGGGTTCCACGTGACCCTCAGTGGGAAGAAAACAAGGGTAAAGCTGGACAAGGCGAGAAGTCATGGTCTGAGTCTGAGGATGAAGGATGGAGAAGCAAACAGCACCAGGGATGGGGGAACAACCGCCAGCTACAACATATACCAAACAATCAAACAGCACTGAAGGGCCCAAATCAACAGCAACTGCAGCAATCCCAGTCCCAGCCTACTCAACCAAGAGGCTCACAGGAGTCCAGGGATCCACCCGCAGGCCCAGTGGCAAAGAACCAAAGCTCAGGATGGAAGCCGGGTCCCATCCCTCACATGTCTTCAGACATTGAGCCAAGTGGTTGGGAGGAGCCCTCGCCCCAGTCCATTAGCAGGAAGATGGAGATTGACGATGGAACATCGGCCTGGGGTGACCCCGCTCACTATGACAACAGGAGTGTCAACATGTGGGATAAGAGCAACCTGCAACAGAGGGGTCAGCCATCTCAACAACAGCATGAGTCCATACCAGCCAACACCCTGACCGGCAGAGACAAAAACACAG CATGGGAACGGAGTGCTGGAGCTCCTGAACAGGCCATGGACAACAGCACAGCAGGCTGGGGGAAGGCCTTTGATGCTCCCTCAGGCTGGAGGGATCCAGAGGAAACTGGGAAAGGGACAGGATGGGGTGGCTCCCGCACCAATCCAGCCAAGACTA GTTCAAAGACTATGCAAGATGGCTGGGGTGATGAAGGTTTAAACACTTCACGCCATTCCAGTTGGGAGGAGGAAGACAGTGGTTCTGGCATGTGGGGTAACAGGTCTCAGGACAACACTTCCTCCATTTCCTCTGGGGGTTGGAACCAAGGTCAGGGTGGCAGGAGAACTGGAGCAAAG GGTCCTCTGAAAGGAAATGGTGGGGGTCCCTGGACAGGTTCCATAACTCGGCAGTTGTCAAACATGGGGATCACG GACGAAGAAGCCATCTCAGCGTCGGACAGAAGTAGGAGAGGGATGAACGACTTTAATGGGGAGATGAGgaggggaggaagaggaggaggaagcttTCGCTCGCACAGCTCCAAGGAACCGGGCACG accgGTGTGTTTAATACCAGTGGTGTTGCACATTTAAGAGGAATGCAACAGCCAGGTGTGCATCACATAAATCCTTCCCCTGGAGTACGAGCACACATGCAACAGCAGTTCCTCCCACCTCAG GTTTCGGGGTCCGTTCTGAATCCGATGTTTCCCCCACAGCTCTCCCCACAGCACCTAGCCATGCTCAGTGGGATAAACCCCCACATGCAGCAGGTCCAGCTG GCGTATCAGCTCctcctgcagcagcagcagcaacagcaacatttcctgtctcagaggaagttccctcatcctcctcctctgctTCAGCATCAGGATCCACAGCAG ttGGCCCGCATCATGGCAGTTCTTCAGCAACGCCCCAAAACCCCTACATCCTTCCCGG CAGGCTTTGTGCCAGGGGTGGAGCCTGAGTCAGTTATTGGTGGAGTAAAAGAAGTAGGAGGAGCTCAGCCTCAGTTTAAATGGATGATGGAGGCAGGGCATCCACTTTGCCCCTCCCCTCCTGATCCCATAATGCTTAAGAAtg gtCTCTTGCCAGGTCCGATGAAGCTCCGAGGCGACTCCTCGTATCCCCACTATGATCTTGTGGGAGTGGAGAATATGGGCGTGGCCTCTCCAAATCTGATTGACAATTGGCATAGAAACCCTGGGGGTAAATTAGGCGCTTCCCCCAACACCCCCACCTGGCCACCAG agtttCAGCCTGGTGTTCCCTGGAAAGGTGTTCAGAGCCCCGAGCCTGACCCAAACCCCTACAGTGGAATGCTGGGGGAGAACACACTCACTGAAACTGAACACCACTTACTGCAGGAtaacacag TCTCTTTGTTAGAGATGAATACCGTACTGCCTTCACCTGGTGCCTGGCCTTACTGTGCCTCCGACACACACAactcag CGCTGGCCACCAGCTGGCCTCCTGAGCCGATCGGACACAGGACCAATCGAAACGTCTCACAGCTGCCCCGCCCCCCTCCCGGCCTGACCCATCAGAAACAGTCTCCGTGGTTAGGGGTGGGGCCTCACATGCCCAGAGGGTGGAGTACAGAGAGGCAGAGCCAGGAGTCACCTTTTGTTACAG AGAGCTCATGGAGTGGTGGATCATCTGCAGGAAGTTCATGGCTGCTGCTGAGCAACCTCACACCACAG atcgaTAGCTCAACTCTGAAGACAATTTGCCTGCAGCATGGCCCACTGATGACCTTTAACCTTGGCTTTGCTCCAGGCAGCGCTCTGATTCGCTACTGCAGCCCGGACGAGGCGGCCAAGGCCCAGAGTGCACTGCACAT GTGTGTCCTGGGTAACACCACCATCTTGGCTGAGTTTGTGAGTGAGGAGGACGTGGCCCGTTACTTCACACATTCccagagcagagagacagacggagacggagagacagacagggagatggagagTGAGACGGGTGGAGGAGGACAGGTGAAGCTCGGCTGGGAGAACCTGGACGGAGCCGGACTCTCTCTGTTTAACCGATGGAGCCACAGCCGGGAGGGTGGGGTCTGGGGAGGTGTGGCATCGGGTTACCACGGCAACAACCTATGGGGTTCTCCTCAGGTTGAGGACAGAGGGCCTGGCTTGTTGCCGGGCAACCTGTTAGGGGGTGGGTCTGACACTTTGTGA
- the LOC108272942 gene encoding trinucleotide repeat-containing gene 6B protein isoform X1, with product MEDLKNTEEDQSNPVSHQDTKQILKDSITPAPFHCVTLRSSSTPSLSPLPAPGYAAVLPASENNAKQNTVANGQVPSAVSLWHMSREVPPRFRNHQEPKILLKRGQSLDGVSPFLHTGDQSNANTTQRSASLTYANSTCGPGSGALLLSQGMDKIVVDGSDLQAWPSIVDSRRKNESLSKASWECNKGIQKNKTEQVELGVTADGANSVSVPPSYCETTLNLADAESMQQKIQSQDGGKWEDNRVEKEVGPQAEAEIADDSKGFNEAVQLSTLSSNLEALIPDTCDNRASGELLETGEMWVTSGESQVGWKVTGTDGVSIEVSQTVWDEERSGLKKQSATIMQSDVPKEGMSGHVQESSPGCLQDTEMIATNTTTKTDSEKKMNEGELEGPEFESAVHGSTEDGTWSHNNSRAQASCSEVTLQSMISRSDLDPRVLCNTGWGQTQIKQSIAWDLEVDSSSESGRDWTGHAQMDLNSPSCPLWSRDLQGQVKGARSQGVGSKGEQVEQKIDRKQGALLTGTGNSWVEAVEDEQVGRWDGNRRDGGQRRDGDKGSWVPRDPQWEENKGKAGQGEKSWSESEDEGWRSKQHQGWGNNRQLQHIPNNQTALKGPNQQQLQQSQSQPTQPRGSQESRDPPAGPVAKNQSSGWKPGPIPHMSSDIEPSGWEEPSPQSISRKMEIDDGTSAWGDPAHYDNRSVNMWDKSNLQQRGQPSQQQHESIPANTLTGRDKNTAWERSAGAPEQAMDNSTAGWGKAFDAPSGWRDPEETGKGTGWGGSRTNPAKTSSKTMQDGWGDEGLNTSRHSSWEEEDSGSGMWGNRSQDNTSSISSGGWNQGQGGRRTGAKGPLKGNGGGPWTGSITRQLSNMGITDEEAISASDRSRRGMNDFNGEMRRGGRGGGSFRSHSSKEPGTTGVFNTSGVAHLRGMQQPGVHHINPSPGVRAHMQQQFLPPQVSGSVLNPMFPPQLSPQHLAMLSGINPHMQQVQLAYQLLLQQQQQQQHFLSQRKFPHPPPLLQHQDPQQLARIMAVLQQRPKTPTSFPAGFVPGVEPESVIGGVKEVGGAQPQFKWMMEAGHPLCPSPPDPIMLKNGLLPGPMKLRGDSSYPHYDLVGVENMGVASPNLIDNWHRNPGGKLGASPNTPTWPPEFQPGVPWKGVQSPEPDPNPYSGMLGENTLTETEHHLLQDNTVSLLEMNTVLPSPGAWPYCASDTHNSVKFPALATSWPPEPIGHRTNRNVSQLPRPPPGLTHQKQSPWLGVGPHMPRGWSTERQSQESPFVTESSWSGGSSAGSSWLLLSNLTPQIDSSTLKTICLQHGPLMTFNLGFAPGSALIRYCSPDEAAKAQSALHMCVLGNTTILAEFVSEEDVARYFTHSQSRETDGDGETDREMESETGGGGQVKLGWENLDGAGLSLFNRWSHSREGGVWGGVASGYHGNNLWGSPQVEDRGPGLLPGNLLGGGSDTL from the exons ATGGAAGACTTAAAAAATACAGAAGAAGATCAGAGTAATCCAGTTTCTCACCAG GACACCAAACAGATACTTAAAG ATTCGATCACCCCTGCCCCCTTCCACTGCGTGACACTGCGCTCCAGTTCCACTCCATCCCTGTCCCCACTTCCTGCTCCTGGGTACGCTGCAGTTCTCCCTGCAAGTGAGAACAATGCAaagcaaaacactgtggcaaatgGACAGGTTCCCTCTGCAGTGTCTCTGTGGCACATGTCCCGTGAAGTTCCACCTCGTTTCCGTAACCATCAGGAACCTAAAATTCTGCTGAAGAGAGGCCAGTCACTAGATGGAGTTTCACCATTCCTCCACACAGGGGATCAGTCGAATGCAAACACTACACAACGCTCAG CTTCTTTAACTTATGCAAATTCCACATGTGGCCCGGGCTCCGGAGCACTGCTGCTGTCTCAGGGAATGGATAAGATTGTAGTGGACGGCTCTGACCTGCAGGCATGGCCCAGTATTGTGGACAGCAGGAGGAAGAACGAGTCCCTGAGCAAAGCTTCATGGGAATGCAATAAAGGCATTCAAAAGAACAAGACGGAACAGGTAGAGCTTGGTGTCACTGCAGATGGAGCCAACTCGGTATCAGTCCCACCTTCCTACTGTGAAACTACCTTGAATTTGGCAGATGCAGAAAGCATGCAGCAGAAGATACAAAGCCAGGATGGAGGCAAGTGGGAGGACAACAGGGTGGAAAAAGAAGTGGGACCACAAGCAGAAGCTGAAATTGCTGATGACTCCAAAGGGTTCAATGAGGCAGTGCAGCTTTCTACTCTCAGTTCAAATCTAGAAGCCTTAATTCCTGATACATGTGATAATAGGGCAAGTGGAGAACTGCTGGAGACTGGAGAAATGTGGGTAACATCTGGGGAAAGCCAAGTGGGATGGAAAGTCACTGGCACTGATGGAGTCAGTATTGAGGTATCTCAGACAGTCTGGGATGAAGAAAGAAGTGGTCTAAAAAAGCAGTCAGCAACAATTATGCAGAGTGATGTGCCAAAAGAAGGCATGAGTGGACATGTACAAGAAAGTTCTCCAGGTTGTTTACAGGACACTGAAATGATTGCAAccaatacaacaacaaaaacagataGTGAGAAAAAGATGAATGAGGGGGAACTGGAGGGACCAGAGTTTGAGTCTGCTGTCCACGGAAGCACAGAAGATGGTACTTGGTCTCACAACAACTCCAGAGCTCAAGCTTCATGCAGTGAAGTGACTTTACAGAGCATGATCAGTCGAAGTGACCTGGATCCCAGAGTACTTTGCAACACTGGCTGGGGGCAGACCCAGATCAAGCAGAGCATAGCCTGGGATTTGGAGGTGGACAGTAGCTCTGAATCAGGTCGAGACTGGACTGGGCATGCTCAGATGGATCTAAACAGCCCTAGCTGTCCTCTTTGGTCCAGGGATTTGCAGGGTCAGGTGAAGGGGGCCAGAAGCCAGGGAGTAGGGAGTAAAGGGGAGCAAGTTGAGCAGAAAATAGATCGTAAACAGGGTGCTCTACTCACAGGCACAGGCAACAGCTGGGTGGAGGCTGTTGAGGATGAGCAGGTAGGAAGGTGGGATGGGAATAGGAGAGATGGTGGGCAGCGGAGAGATGGGGACAAGGGCAGTTGGGTTCCACGTGACCCTCAGTGGGAAGAAAACAAGGGTAAAGCTGGACAAGGCGAGAAGTCATGGTCTGAGTCTGAGGATGAAGGATGGAGAAGCAAACAGCACCAGGGATGGGGGAACAACCGCCAGCTACAACATATACCAAACAATCAAACAGCACTGAAGGGCCCAAATCAACAGCAACTGCAGCAATCCCAGTCCCAGCCTACTCAACCAAGAGGCTCACAGGAGTCCAGGGATCCACCCGCAGGCCCAGTGGCAAAGAACCAAAGCTCAGGATGGAAGCCGGGTCCCATCCCTCACATGTCTTCAGACATTGAGCCAAGTGGTTGGGAGGAGCCCTCGCCCCAGTCCATTAGCAGGAAGATGGAGATTGACGATGGAACATCGGCCTGGGGTGACCCCGCTCACTATGACAACAGGAGTGTCAACATGTGGGATAAGAGCAACCTGCAACAGAGGGGTCAGCCATCTCAACAACAGCATGAGTCCATACCAGCCAACACCCTGACCGGCAGAGACAAAAACACAG CATGGGAACGGAGTGCTGGAGCTCCTGAACAGGCCATGGACAACAGCACAGCAGGCTGGGGGAAGGCCTTTGATGCTCCCTCAGGCTGGAGGGATCCAGAGGAAACTGGGAAAGGGACAGGATGGGGTGGCTCCCGCACCAATCCAGCCAAGACTA GTTCAAAGACTATGCAAGATGGCTGGGGTGATGAAGGTTTAAACACTTCACGCCATTCCAGTTGGGAGGAGGAAGACAGTGGTTCTGGCATGTGGGGTAACAGGTCTCAGGACAACACTTCCTCCATTTCCTCTGGGGGTTGGAACCAAGGTCAGGGTGGCAGGAGAACTGGAGCAAAG GGTCCTCTGAAAGGAAATGGTGGGGGTCCCTGGACAGGTTCCATAACTCGGCAGTTGTCAAACATGGGGATCACG GACGAAGAAGCCATCTCAGCGTCGGACAGAAGTAGGAGAGGGATGAACGACTTTAATGGGGAGATGAGgaggggaggaagaggaggaggaagcttTCGCTCGCACAGCTCCAAGGAACCGGGCACG accgGTGTGTTTAATACCAGTGGTGTTGCACATTTAAGAGGAATGCAACAGCCAGGTGTGCATCACATAAATCCTTCCCCTGGAGTACGAGCACACATGCAACAGCAGTTCCTCCCACCTCAG GTTTCGGGGTCCGTTCTGAATCCGATGTTTCCCCCACAGCTCTCCCCACAGCACCTAGCCATGCTCAGTGGGATAAACCCCCACATGCAGCAGGTCCAGCTG GCGTATCAGCTCctcctgcagcagcagcagcaacagcaacatttcctgtctcagaggaagttccctcatcctcctcctctgctTCAGCATCAGGATCCACAGCAG ttGGCCCGCATCATGGCAGTTCTTCAGCAACGCCCCAAAACCCCTACATCCTTCCCGG CAGGCTTTGTGCCAGGGGTGGAGCCTGAGTCAGTTATTGGTGGAGTAAAAGAAGTAGGAGGAGCTCAGCCTCAGTTTAAATGGATGATGGAGGCAGGGCATCCACTTTGCCCCTCCCCTCCTGATCCCATAATGCTTAAGAAtg gtCTCTTGCCAGGTCCGATGAAGCTCCGAGGCGACTCCTCGTATCCCCACTATGATCTTGTGGGAGTGGAGAATATGGGCGTGGCCTCTCCAAATCTGATTGACAATTGGCATAGAAACCCTGGGGGTAAATTAGGCGCTTCCCCCAACACCCCCACCTGGCCACCAG agtttCAGCCTGGTGTTCCCTGGAAAGGTGTTCAGAGCCCCGAGCCTGACCCAAACCCCTACAGTGGAATGCTGGGGGAGAACACACTCACTGAAACTGAACACCACTTACTGCAGGAtaacacag TCTCTTTGTTAGAGATGAATACCGTACTGCCTTCACCTGGTGCCTGGCCTTACTGTGCCTCCGACACACACAactcag TTAAATTCCCAGCGCTGGCCACCAGCTGGCCTCCTGAGCCGATCGGACACAGGACCAATCGAAACGTCTCACAGCTGCCCCGCCCCCCTCCCGGCCTGACCCATCAGAAACAGTCTCCGTGGTTAGGGGTGGGGCCTCACATGCCCAGAGGGTGGAGTACAGAGAGGCAGAGCCAGGAGTCACCTTTTGTTACAG AGAGCTCATGGAGTGGTGGATCATCTGCAGGAAGTTCATGGCTGCTGCTGAGCAACCTCACACCACAG atcgaTAGCTCAACTCTGAAGACAATTTGCCTGCAGCATGGCCCACTGATGACCTTTAACCTTGGCTTTGCTCCAGGCAGCGCTCTGATTCGCTACTGCAGCCCGGACGAGGCGGCCAAGGCCCAGAGTGCACTGCACAT GTGTGTCCTGGGTAACACCACCATCTTGGCTGAGTTTGTGAGTGAGGAGGACGTGGCCCGTTACTTCACACATTCccagagcagagagacagacggagacggagagacagacagggagatggagagTGAGACGGGTGGAGGAGGACAGGTGAAGCTCGGCTGGGAGAACCTGGACGGAGCCGGACTCTCTCTGTTTAACCGATGGAGCCACAGCCGGGAGGGTGGGGTCTGGGGAGGTGTGGCATCGGGTTACCACGGCAACAACCTATGGGGTTCTCCTCAGGTTGAGGACAGAGGGCCTGGCTTGTTGCCGGGCAACCTGTTAGGGGGTGGGTCTGACACTTTGTGA